TTCCTTTGACGTTGGAGTTGGCGATCAGCTCGCGGCAGGCGGGCGGATCGGGTGGACGCTGGCCGCCTGCGGCATGGCCTCGTACTGGATTCGGTCGTACGCGACGGCCACCGTCTCGCCGTCCCTGCGCTCCTTGCCGATGAACACGACACCGCCCTGCGGCTTCATGCCCGCCAGCTTCGCGGCGACCTTGTACTCGATCGACGCCGCCGTGCGGTCCTCCGTGGGCTTCAGCTTCACCGTCAGCACCACGGCACGCGCGGCCTTCGGATCGGCGTTCGGGTCCAGGCAGTCCGCGAGGGCGCGTTCCAGCTCGGCGTTGAACTGCTCCACCGCGCCGCCCCGCCCGAGCGTTTCCAGCGTGACTTCCTTTTCTTCGGCTTGCACCTGCCCTCCGTCGTGGGAGGTTGATCGCGACGCGCCCGGCTGGCCCGTCACTTCCCTTCGTCCTGCCCGAACGCTTTCCCCGTCGCCGCTTCGATGGCTTCGACCACGGCCCTCGCGACGCGCGGCTGCTCCTTGATGGACTGCCAGTTCTCGCGGACGAACTCCTTGAGGTTGTGAGCCTTCCGGTTGACGCGGATCTCGGCCATGTCGCCAACGCGGGGGCCGACCGTCCGCACGTACTCCAGCATGGCTTCGTGCTCGCCAACGGGCGCTACGGGTGCGGTGGCCGGCGCGGGCGCGGGCGCAGCCTGGCGCGGCAGGTACTCGGCAGGGATCGCGGGCGGGTCCCACCGGAACGACGTGCCCTCGCGCGTCTTGCCGCGGAACCGGCCATCGTCGTGCACCCGCCCGAACGTTTCCTCCAACTCGTAGAGGTAGCGCCCGATTCCCCACTGGACTGCCGCGCGCTTCATCGCTGCCGACAGCCCGCCCTTCACGCCTTCCACGTCCGTGTTCTCCGCGCCGTCCCACTTCGTCACCCACTCGCCGCGCGTGGCCGTCACCTCGCCCGTGCCCGGCGCCACCACGTCGCGCGACACGTAGATGGAGATGCCGCAGACCACGCCGCCGTCCGGCCCTGGCTGGAACTCGTTGCGCCAGTTCTCCGGTCCGACCACCTCGTCAAGCCGCTGCTGGATCGCGCGGTTCGTCAGGTACGCCACGGCGATGCACCACACGCGACCCTGTTTCTCCCCTGCCGTCTGGACGCGCCACTCGATTGCGTCCTCGGGGAAGAAGTCCTGCAGCGCCTTGAAGTCGATGGGCATCAGCGCACCCGCAGGTGGTAGCCGCGGTCGCCAAGCGTGGCGAACGACAAGTCGGCGCCGGACTCCAGCGCGGCGCGAATGTCGTCGCTCTTGGGGCGGTACGTGGTCAGTGCCTCGCGGAACTGCTCCGGCAACTCCTCCGTGGGCACGTGCAGAACCAGCGGCGTCTTGCCGCCGTTGGCGCAGACCGCGAAGCGGAACAAGTTGCCGCCGATGGCCTTGTGCCCGCGCTCGCGCATGTACGCCAGCAGCCGCTCTTTCAACTGCTTCACACGGTTGAGCTCGGCGGCGGCCCGGTTGCGGAGCCGGTCCGCTTCGGCCGTCTTGGCTGCGGCCCGCGCCTCCAACTCCCCGATGACCTTACCGTAGCCGTCCAGCTTCACGGCCCGTGCGTCGCCAAGTTCGGCCATCCATGCGTCCACCGCCGCGGCCACGTCCTCGTCGCTCACATCGCCGCCCACATCGAACAGGAGTTCGGCCAGGGCGCTTTCGTCGGCGTCGATCTCGTAAAGGGTGCTCACTGGACGGGCTCCGGCGCGGTCGGGATGAACTCGCCACCGCTCTTCTCCGCAGGGGAGAGGGCGTCGAACTGCTCACGCGTGATGGCGGGCGGGTTGATCGTGGTGCTCACTTGAATCCGTTCTCGGGAGAGCTTACGTTTCCGGCTCGCGGGCGGCGGCTCTCCTGGTCATCGCCGTTCCGCGTCCCCGGCCCGTCCAGCGCGCTCACGCTGGCGGGCCTCTTCTCTTGTTCAGCCCAGGTCCAGGGCCTTGGCGATCTGCTCTGCGGCCTGCGGGTCCAGCACCTTCCCGCGGCACCACCACCGGACCAGCACGTCGGCCGTCAGGCACAGGCCGATCACCAGCCCCGCCATCATTCCCAGCCATACAGCGAACACGGCATCGAGCGTCATCGGGGGTTGCTCCTGTTCAGGCGGCGAGGGGATAGGTCGTGGTCGCGGCTGCGTGGGCGACGATCCACGAGCCCACGAGTTCGGCTACCTGGGGGACGACGGCGTTTCCGTATCCTCGGGAGGCGTTTGGCCCACCCGAGTCGCACCAATCGGGCGGAAAGCCCATCGTCCACCGGGACAAGCTGGGGGTCAGGAAACAACCGAACTCGTCCGCCAGGCGAGCGGCGAAGCTCCCCCCGGAGCCGCCAGTCTGAAACCCGTGCGATTGATTGCGCCTGAGCTGCCGCCGCAGTGATTCCAGGGAGTACCGGGCGCGCGTATCGTCCGACGCAGTGGGGGTAGGCCACAATGAAAAGCCGCTCTCGGAGATGCGGGGCACCAAGGAAGCACGCGGGTATAACATCCCACTCCGCATCATACCCGAGCGCGGCCAAGTCCCCGAGAACGGTTCCGAGCCCCCGAACAACGAGTGCTGCCACGTTCTCCACGAGCACGTATCGGGGTCGAACAGTCCGAATGGCTGCTGCATAGTTCTTCCAGAGGCCCGAGCGGGTACCCACC
This genomic window from Longimicrobium sp. contains:
- a CDS encoding siphovirus Gp157 family protein, yielding MSTLYEIDADESALAELLFDVGGDVSDEDVAAAVDAWMAELGDARAVKLDGYGKVIGELEARAAAKTAEADRLRNRAAAELNRVKQLKERLLAYMRERGHKAIGGNLFRFAVCANGGKTPLVLHVPTEELPEQFREALTTYRPKSDDIRAALESGADLSFATLGDRGYHLRVR
- the dcm gene encoding DNA (cytosine-5-)-methyltransferase — translated: MDLGLERAGMRVVWQSEIDPYAVRVLAKHWPGVPNHGDITQIDFTAVESVDVLCGGFPCQDISLAGAGAGMVGTRSGLWKNYAAAIRTVRPRYVLVENVAALVVRGLGTVLGDLAALGYDAEWDVIPACFLGAPHLRERLFIVAYPHCVGRYARPVLPGITAAAAQAQSIARVSDWRLRGELRRSPGGRVRLFPDPQLVPVDDGLSARLVRLGWAKRLPRIRKRRRPPGSRTRGLVDRRPRSRDHDLSPRRLNRSNPR
- a CDS encoding Rad52/Rad22 family DNA repair protein, which gives rise to MPIDFKALQDFFPEDAIEWRVQTAGEKQGRVWCIAVAYLTNRAIQQRLDEVVGPENWRNEFQPGPDGGVVCGISIYVSRDVVAPGTGEVTATRGEWVTKWDGAENTDVEGVKGGLSAAMKRAAVQWGIGRYLYELEETFGRVHDDGRFRGKTREGTSFRWDPPAIPAEYLPRQAAPAPAPATAPVAPVGEHEAMLEYVRTVGPRVGDMAEIRVNRKAHNLKEFVRENWQSIKEQPRVARAVVEAIEAATGKAFGQDEGK